In Acanthopagrus latus isolate v.2019 chromosome 23, fAcaLat1.1, whole genome shotgun sequence, the genomic window ataaagtttgaaaaaaagcaaaacctacgtagtgcccctttaaggccCTACCATCCAGACCTAACATGCTCCTCATTTGTCAGACTCTTGCTGCCACGTTAATGCTGCGTTCATGTCATGTGGGGTGGTTTGTAGAGATGGGGTAAAGATTGTTTTACGCCTTGCAAGCAGTCAGTTGTGTGATTAGAGATGGTCGAGTGACTGTTAcaacagctgtgctgctgctactgcttaACATATCAGCCGATACAGAGTACTGGTCCAATACTGGGGCATTTGAAAGAAATATAACATACAtttgattgttatttttttatgagcTGTATTCCACCCCTGTATGTTTGTCGATAGCTATTCATTGATAGTAAGTACTTGTGCAGAAAATAGTTAATTTCAATAATAAGATTTCATGGTATTGGATCAGTGCATTGACTTTTGTGCTCGCCAATACACATTCCAGTATTTTAGGCAGTATTGGAGGCATTTCACCTTCAGTATTGGAGCAACCCTGTGTAACACTATAATAAGCATTACATTTACTTAGGCTGATGTGAGGTGTCCATATCCAGCTACATATTCAGGCACTTCTGTGTAATGTTGAAATCAGAACTTCTATGTTGAAGTGAACTCTATCTACAAGTCACAATCCTGCAATCACAAACAGAACTTGTACAGCTATTTTCAAATGCTCTTTCGTGAAGCTGATTTTGATGTGTGAAATTAGTAGAGTGCCCCTTTACTGATAATTTGATGCTGTCCATGTTTTCTGCAGGTAAAGCTTCCAGGTTCAACAGTCCCCAAAGGACTCGCTCCTCCCCTGGACCCCACCGACCCCTTCGCTGACGATGACAGGGAGAGACGGGAGGTAGAGGAGCTGGCCAGGAAATTTGAGAGCAAATATGTGAGTGTTGCTGTCCCTAGATATGTGTATATGTTATCACAGCTGTAACTGTGTGGACgttgaatgtttattttttacatgtttgtggTCCGTGTGTTTCCCCTCTGTTTGCAGGGTGCCGccccaaagaagaagaaaaaggacagGATGCAGGATCTCATCGACATCGGCTACGGCTACGATGAGACCGACCCTTTCATAGACAATTCAGAGGCTGTAAGCACAAATATCTTTTCACTCTGTATTACTCATACTGTATCTTGCCAGTtctcaaagtgaaaatgaatcaaatcCAAAGCCTCTACAATACTTGTAGTTACAATTTAATCTATATGGTTAAACATTGTCCATGTATATTACACCTTAGACCCAACTGTTAACCAGTGTTGGTAAAATTATTAAcagttgcttgtttttttttataaacatttgATTATAAGGAAATGACATTTCAGTGCAGATTACATCAGATATGCTACGCATTTAAAACTCCTCAACCGACTGGTATTTCTGGTGCTGACGAATGAGGATAGCAACGTTTAACTGAGTAGTTGGATATTCATGCACGTATTGAGTATTTCACTCTGCAAAAGTAATAAAATTAAGAGTACTCCAGTGAACAATACTGAGTTGTCAGTTTTGCttgatttatttgttcattatttttttgcatgtgttatGGTAAATAAGAGACCTACTGTTGGGaacaaaatttaattaaaaagatcAAACAGAAGAGATCAGACTTCCTTAACAAGATTTCAGGAAACAGCATTTTCAGTcttgtgttgctttttgttACGGTTAATTGCAGCATTGGTTTTACCAAGTTGCATGAGtatcatttttctctttgtacAAATCTTGTTTACTAACTACAAAAACAGCATTCGGCAAAGATGAATATAAAGTACATACAGTTAATTATGATGTAGACTAAATTTGGGATAATAACTGTGTAATTGTTGTTGTACTTCTAAGCACTGGCTACAGGCATGCAGCAGTAGAGTAAAACTAACAGTAATTATACTTCTCTCCCGGCCTCAGTACGACGAGCTGGTACCGGCTTCACTCACCACAAAACACGGAGGCTTCTACATCAACACGGGCACGCTGCAGTTCAGAGCAGCATCGGACTCTGAAGGAGAAAATGCAGGCGCCGAGGATAATCACTTCAAGGTAAGAACACATAGTGAGATACACACTGGCGGACTGTATgcataaaataattaaataaggCTGAAGCTCTTGTTGTACCATATTTAtaaaccaaatgttttgttCCCATGTGTAGAAGATGAAAGACGGTGAGGAGCGGGTGATAAAGAAACGTCGCAAAAAGCAAGAGGGTGGAATTCTTGAGGAGAAGAAACCCAGAAAGAATAAAGTACCAAAGCCCGGGTGAgcttttaagttttcttcagtgtttcatcTGAAGTTTGTTGTTTCGCCAATATTTTCCATGTATAGAATATTTCCTCAGGGCATCCCATCAGTACCCGCCCAACAAGTTAATCACGACAGATTAATTCCTAAAGTCACTGCCTGTTCTCCGCTAGTCAGTTGAATGTCTTTCttctatttgtctctcttgtcCTGGCAGAGTTTCTGCTCTGAATGTTCATCggcctgaaaagaaaaagaggaagaagctgatGAAGGATTCCATCCACCTGGCCAACATGCTGCGTCGCTTcaccagggagaaagaggagatgCGCAAAAAGAACATAGTTGCAGCTGGTCTGCCACGAGCCACCACCAAAGTGCCCAACGCCAACAGTGCACTCCTCAACGCCCACCCCAAGGCTGCCAGCGGCAACGACTGCAACATAGCCGACCTTTCCGCCGACCCGGCCGTGATGTCGCTGCTGGGCTCGGCCAATAACGACATACTGCAGGACATGATGGGCGACCTGGACTTCGGGATGCTGGACTCTCCTCAGCCCTCCAGTCCGGTGCAGGGCGAGAACGGCTCGTTCGGGATGGGACATAAAGCGGGCGCCGGCAGAGTGTTGCAGGGTAGCGCGTtgacccctcctcctctgcccagTGGACTCCCAGGCCCACTCGCAAAACGCATTGAAGACCTGAGAGCGGTATGAACTTAAGTGTTCCACTGGATCACATCTTTTAGATCAGGACTGCAACCAAAATTACCAAGGAtctatgatttattatttatatgcCCATGACAagcaaaaatgtactttaaaaatgcaattgtgAAACCGGAGCATGCTTACTGTAGGTCACTTGGGACAAAAGCATcagctaaatgccctaaatgtaaatgtaatgtgttaAACAATGGCTAAACAATCATCATAGGAGCATATAGGAGgtacattttatgtgttttgccTGATAATCAGCCCAAAGACATTACTTCAGTCTGTTTAACACTCGTCTCTTGTCACAGGCATCCCGTCTATTCGATGAAGAGGGCAGGAAGAAATTCTTCACGTTGGACATGAACAACATCCTGCTGGAGTGAGTACCTTGTGTagattttcattatatttgcataaaaacaaatgtaactgTGGGGATATCTCTGACATTGGcctctgattgtgtgtgtgtttgtgtttatttcagtatCGAGCTGCAGGTTCAGGAGCAGCCTGCAGAGGTGCGTTCAGCCGTCTACTCTCACCTGGAGGCCTTTGTGCCCTGCAATAAAGAAGCTCTGCTCAAACGCCTTAAGAAGCTCAGCCTCAACATTcaggtgtgtgggaggggtaTTATTCTAAGACGAAAAATGTTGCTGCGTCAAGCTGGAACACAGTATAGTCTGCTCGTTATGTCTCGCTTTGGAAGGAGACATGAACAGCACTGTGCATGATTTCACTGGCTTGATGTGTAATGCAGGAGATTCGTCACATGAACCTGTAGTAACATGAGGGCTTATGTTGCACAGTATTTCACAGGATATAAACattagtgagtgtgtgagctggCAGGTGCGTCTAAATGTAACTGTGTGAAAGCaaagtcattgtttttgtcagtgctgGGTTCGCTGGCTTCCTGCCCATTATCCAATTCTATATTTAGCACGAGTGTTGTGCCGCCCAGCATATGTGAGTGTGATTTCTGACTGTGCTCATTCCCGTCGCCCAGGACGACCGCCTTCGAACGCCTCTGCTGAAGCTGAAACTGGCAGTGTGCAGTGTGATGCCGGAGCAGATTGCTCGATACAACATGGACTGCATCGCTAAAGTGGCAAAGTAAGGACACGACTCGAGGCCCCTGAATCTTCAGTTGTCACACACTGTATCTATACTATGATCATTTGTCTGTTCACAGACAACAgtctgaggagggagagaagaatgGCTCAGAGGATGATGACGAGGAGAAACCAGGGAAGAGGGTGATGGGCCCTCGAAAGAAGTTTCTCTGGGACGACAAACTCAGGTCAGATTCACAGAGAAAGGGACAAACACTTTTCACACAGGTGGCCATAAAAGTACATAACGTGTAGCGATGGAGGCCTGACTGTAGATGTTTGATTTCCAGGGCGTTGCTGTGTAACCTGGTGCGGGTGAAGCTGGGCTGCTATGAGCTGGAGGGCAAGAACTCGCTGTCTCTAGAAGACTACCTCAAAGCCTTCATGGAGACTGAAGTGAAACCTCTCTGGCCTAAAGGCTGGATGCAGGCCAGGTGCGTGTCTGCGGTATTACTTCAGCAATCGCCCACCCGATGTGAACTTGCTGGCTGAGAAGTGAAATCCCTCCACATGAATATTTGCTGTATTGATATTtccaacatgtttatttctgtcgGCAGGATGCTGTTCAAAGAGAGCACCATGGCTCACGGTCACCTCACAGGCTACACGTGAGTCATGTGAATTATTATGAAGTGATTACTTCATAATTGATTGAATTGTCCAGCTTTTCTCACtcacttgtgttgttgtttttttgctacagagcaaagaaaaagatgGTCCCTACTCCCAAGGCAAAGCCAAAGGTTAGACTTCTGACTTTAAGCTCaatcttaaacattttttgaaaatatggTGGTTTGTATTTACTTCCCAATATTCTGTATTTGTAAGTGTGAATGCAGCATTCAAAGTAAATAAAGCAGGGGGGAATGATTAGATCATTAGGAAGTCTTTAAATGTAGAGATTAGGGTCACCCTGCAAATATTTTTAGGCTTTAATGTGATATATACTCTAACACTGTGACCTGTATTTTTAACATGTCTATGAAATATGTGGTAAGGTTATGATAtaatttgtgtaaatgtaatttttttgtgtaatcttaCCCTACAGGAGGCTGTGTGGGTTCAAAGGGCCACACCCTCCCCTGCAGGCCAGGTTGCCAAGCGACCGCCCCAGTCACCGGCTGAGCCCATATGTCTCGATTCCCTCGACGAGGACCTGACGGCTCCCTCCTTGGACTCCATCTCCCAGGCCCTGGCAATCCTCGGCAACGCAGCCAAGGGCCTGGCCCACGGGGACAGCCCCCCATCCCCGGATGGACCCAAGCCCACCACCAACCCCCCCACTCTCCACCCCTCGTCAATCATccagcaacagaaaaagaacTCTGTCAACACTCCCAGCTCCAGCGCACCTCACTACATCTCTACCTCTTcgtcttcctccacctctctgtctcgGCCTCCATCCATCGTGTCCTCCCCTCTGCCCTCAGCGAGGGTGGATGGGATGGGGGTGATTAAGGGTACAGTGCAGGCGCACAGACACTCGGTATTGAACACTCAGAGAACTTTGGGTGTGGGCGTGGCTAAAGCCAACATGCCTGCCTCAGCGTCGCCACCTAAACCACGTCCACCACCCACTGCGTCCCCGCTCGTGGCCCCCGGATCAAAGTTGGGCCTCTCCACTCCCCACTCTAGCCTCCTCAAAGGCAGCAATAATAACAAAGTCAATAGTGGTGACACACTCATCATCACATCGCCTCAGTCTCGTCCACACACCCTCACATCCCCCTCACACATGACCCCCAAAACCTTCCAGACGCCTCGCCTTCCCCTGACCCCGCAGAGTAAatcctccccctccaccaccctcTCTCAGACGCTCCCTGGAGTTCAGCCCCAGCCCCGGCCTCAGTCCAACTTCATCACCCCTATGCACGCGACTCTCACCAAGTCCACCCACAGCAGCGTCCCGCCCATCATCAAGCTCACCCCCCGCACCCCCAGTCCTGCTGTGACCACTACCACCTCAgtctccccctccatctccataACCCCCAGGTCTCAGGCAACCCCCACCATACACCAGTACACTCCCAAAAGCCCAGCAGGGTTCCGCCCGCCGTTCTCAGGTGCCCAAGGAGGAGCAACCAAGCCGGGGCAAGGCAGCTACACTTCTCCAGGCAGCCAGAAGacccccaacaacaacaacagcaccacCAACACCAGCCTTATTAACACCATATCCATAAGCAAGCATTCAGGATCCAGTGCCTCCCCCACAGTGGCCTCTGCCAGCCCAGGGCAGCGTCCGAGGCCCGGGGGTGGGACACCTCAGGGGGCCAAGTCAGTCGTGTCTGTCCCATCGTCATCGGTCTCTTCTCAGTTGCCACAGGTTTGTTCCGCCAGCAAGTCCACACTAGTAACTGTTAGTGTCTACTCCCTGTTGTTAAAATGCCTTGATATTCAGCACATTTGATAATACAGGGAAAAAAGCATTAGTTGAAAAGGGAAACATGATCTCCAGTGAGCGTCATCAGACTTGAGCTACCAACACATAGCGTCAATATTTGATGACCTGTGGATGAGATTTAACGGTCAaatatctttctccagaaaagTTACAAATTGTTGCTGTAAGTCTTCAATCCACCCAAATCAGTAACATTTTCAATTTACCCCGATTGGATTGTAGATATGTAGTTTCATTAGCTGAAGTGTTGAGATGTTCACTTATGTCTGCTTTAAGATATATTGGTGGAGGCAGAAGACTCAAACCtcagaaaacagcacaaagtACCTGCTTGATTACATATTAGGGTACACTAATAATGACAGTTATTTATAATGATTTATAATTGCAGATGTGAAATAGTTGGCATTTAGTTAGATGATCTGCTGCAAATTAATCTGAGGCTaatttaaatgaacattttccaCTTCCcacctttttaatttaataatttaaatgcCACCTAAAATCACCTTTTTCATGAAGATCCATGCATTGTTCcttgagaaattaatgaaaatgtcgCAATTTTAAATGGAGAagaaattcctggatccatcctTTAATCACTAAAAGTCCATGGGGTCTATTCATCCAACCATTGTGGAATCCGTTCAGTAACTTTTGTGtaatgctgctgacaaaccaactagCCGACAAACTAATGcagtgaaaacataaactgttAGAAGGTAATAGTGAACTGGTAGAGGTAATAGTTACATAATGGAATATCCTGGTGTATATGGTACTGCACACATGCCTAAGCAGAGGATAGCAGAGCTTTAAGAGACCATTTGACAGCAAATAACTGTTGGTAGCAGTTAATATTAAGAACAATGAATGGATCTGAGCATTGATTCTGGGTAGGAAAATATTCctttgtaatttgggtgaactttaAGTCACATGGAAAAGAGGTTGAGAAGAAGTAAGCTTAACCTTGTGTCTCTTACATGTAGAATTAGCAGTTTTAAAGTATTAAACTTATAAGATTATCAACGGCCTGTTTCTGTTCAGGTCTCCACGGCGGGCAGCGGAGGTCTGCTCAGCTCAGCTACGTCTCTTCCCCTGGGCTTTGGGATGCTGGGGGGCCTGGTGCCCGTGTCCCTGCCTTTCCAGTTCCCTCCGCTGCTCAACCTGCCTCCGCTGGGGGCAGCAGGCTCCAGTGCAGCATCCAGCGGCTCCGCAGCCAGTAGCAATGCATCGTTCTCCACCCTGACCCAGAGTGAGTGATGCACACAGGCCCCAAAcaaggattttcttttctgaaattTAACTTATGCAGCACACATACATCTTAAATTGGTGGCAGGTGCTAAATATAATGTGACGAGGAAAGTTTCTGACGTGATGGAATATGTAAGTTCAGACCGGCACTGTTTAGGTTGctctgctgatgtttgtttagTTGTTCCTGCATAGgccttgttttgtgttgtgtgttacaGCATCATTTGTTTATCACCATATTGTGTGTCAGATTGtgatttttctctcctgtttgacATTGTTCCATTTTGTTTGCTTCATTTCCCCAAATTTctcctttccccccttttctgcGCTCCTATCAAAATTATGCCAATCCCATGTTGGTTATGGTtcccacctctccctctcttactgTCTCACACTTCCTCTATCTTTactccctcctctgtttggcTGTTATCACCTGTCTTTTTCCTCGACGCCATGttgctcctcctccacttttttctccctcGCCATTTTATTGGAATCTGTCCCTCCCTTCTTGTACCCCTGTCCTGTCTCCTCAGATCTGTATAAGAGTCTCCAGTCAGGGTCTCAGGTTGCTCTGCCTCCTCACTTGCAGCTCGCTTTCTCAGGTAAAATCTGACCCTCCCGCCACCCTCAAAGCCTGCTCCATTTACTCCCTCCCCtgccctccttttctcttttcaaatgTCTGGTGTGCTTTGTCTCTGGTTGTCTTTTTCCGTCTGGTCCCCGCTCCATATTCTGCTTGTCTGTTCGTGACCGCATGCCTTTTTATGTACTCATTTTTATCTGTCGTCCAACTTCTGTAATATGCGTGGCTCAATGCTCTTTGCTAACTTATCAAGAACTGTATTATTCCTGTCCAGATGTCAGTCAGACCCAGGGAGGAGATGCTAAGAGGAAAACTCTATGATACAGCTGGAATTCAAGGCCCAGCGCATGCTGTCTATGAAGTGTTGGGACAAATCAGGATGGAATGAGACAGATGGACTGACCACTCATGTAGGGGTCTGAGATGAGGACCTGGTTACACGTCAGATACTTGATCTGAGAAGATCGGCTCAACTTTTCATGAATACCACAGTTAAATATAACTTTTTAAACAATTTGATAACTTTTAAATACTATTCTTCATAGAATTGTTAAATCAAATGACAAATCCAGTTTGTCAATGTTTACAAGATAGACCTATATCACTGTGGACAGGGAGAAAGGATGAATGGGATTTTTAAGAGTGCAAGCTGAGTgcctgtgtacgtgtgtgtatgtgtgagggtTTGAATGAGCTTGGTTGGTGAGCCTGAAAGTTGAAAGTGTGCCTTTGTatgtctccctctctgatgCATGGTCAGTTTGTCTATTTGGTGCTGTTTTTATCATAATGTAATTATCACTGATACCTGTAAGAAATGTAAACTGCAAATTgaatttgagcttttttttttcaatgagaGCTGTACACTTTTTTCATTGTACTTGAATTCCTAATGGAATTCATTTCTGTATGGAACTCAAACCTACTTTTAATTAAAATCCTTCCCTTCACAATGGCCTAATTTATGTAAACTTGAAACACTGACAACCATGTTTCTTCTGCACTCCGTACAACACGCATGTCTTACAGTGAGAACCTAACAAAACTGAGGCACAACACCACACATTAAAAGGGCAGTGTAAATTTAATTGACACCTTGATTTGACtattaaatcaaattttaaTCAACCCTAACTTAACCCAGACAtgacaaatcaaaaatatttaacaataaGGACTGTTTCAAACAACTTTTGACACCAGATCAAAGTccaacaaatgacaaacaagacaaaaacaatacaaaaagagaaaaggtctAAGCAGTTTGTAAAAGACTTAACGTGAAGGGTAACATGAACTGGCAGTATGCGAAGGTCAGCAATCCCCTCAAAACATTGTCGCTTCATGTCCGCGTTTTGGAACCTACTTGACCAGAGGCCTGGTCTTATCGTCGTCGCCACACTGGTGGGCTTTGTACTTTTTGACCTCAGCCATGTACTTTGTCCAAGCATCGCTCTTGCCTGGCTCgacctgcaggagaggaggcacAAGGTGATCACCAGTGGGAAAGTACACTGCTTctgcccccccacacacacacaccaaaccccACTTACGTCTGTGTCGTTTTTCTGCTTCTTCGCAACCATGCCGGTCTTTAGGAACACTCCTCCTCTGCGCTTCCCCACCTGGGTTAGGGGATAGAAGACTGAAACCGTTATAGGAGCCCTTGCAGATGGACTGCCAATGAAGGAGACTACACCAGAGCAGAAGGTCTACATTTAGTTTCTTGCCGCACCACCAGGGAAACCTTGATCAGTGAGGAGCATCCCTAATCTTCACTGATCTACAAAtgttacatatatatttatagataaCACAAGCGCAGGCATGTGTGTGGAATGCTAAATGTTGGCCATTACAACTTCAATTCCAGCTAGAGTAAGACTGTCAGTCATGGTGCATCAATTTGGACGTGTTGAACTACTGCTATCTCATCTTACAACCAAACCCCTTACAAAGCTCGTCACGGGAGGCGGCCTCTTTTCCACAGATGCCTGTCCTTGTTCGGTGGCTCTCGTCTCTCCACCCGTTTCCTGcatctcctttttcctcttctcctcctccatcttcttcttgaACATCTCCATGAAGCTGCCGTCGTTGGCGAACGCGTTTCCCCCGGGCACCGGGGCTTTGCCAGCCGTGGGCGCGGGGCTGCCCGAGGGGGACGCGGGGCTCGAgtcgccgctgctgctgccgccgccgcttGCCTGAGGTTTGCCGTGTGCCCGCTTTGAATCCATGTTCACGAACAGGCAGAGTCCAGCGGCTCGGAGCGAGTATGTGTCCCTGTAGTGAGGAGTGCGGCTGTCTTGCGAAGTTCGCCTTTAAAGAACAGCGATGTCAACACGTTGCAAGACGGGCTGGACCCCACCCGCGattcagagtaaaaaaaaaagccccggAAATCAAGTAGGCGGATGCACAGTCCGGTACAGGACACATGCAAATATCaaagaaaaagttcaaataaaaaaaggataaaaatacTTTAGTGTCAGCCTTCTATCGCAGACAcgcgacaaaaacaaaagcagacgcTGGTCCTGCTGCTAGCGTGGCTAATACTGCGGGCTAATGCCCGGGTTTGTGAGGCTTTTCCGGTCGAACAAACTCAACCTAATCCTCCCGTTCATATGCGGGAAGTGTCCCAGTATATTAATACAGTAACAATGCACAACAAAGTTCAAATACTTGCGGCACAGACAACGAGTTTAGCTGATTTCACCAACCCGTATCGCTAACTTTCGCTGTCCATCACTTGCTGTCGGCCATTTCTAATTTCCACTGATGACGTCACGCCGCGGCTGTGGCGCCCCCTGCTGTGCCGGAAGTGAAACTGATAtacaagaataaaacaaagctCTTTCTGGCCAGACTTGCCCCTGTTGCTGTACTGCTCTGCTTGGGTTAAAAGCACGaatgtattctttattttcacaaagTATTATCGTGTTAAATCTTCCACACCCacagtaaaatacaaacacCGTGTACCTGTGTACTGTACTTGTACTTAACCTTTGTCCTTCACTACAATGTGTTACATCATAAATCTGTATTGCTCTAGCTGGTTTCTGTCAAACACGACCTGTTGCTGTTTCTTGGGAATCATAATTATTTGTCTCAAGATTTGTTGTCATTATAAGTTCTAGAGAGAAATAAGTAAGGAAGGCTTGTAGAGAGAGGGGCATAATATTCATCAGAGAGGATTTCAAGTAAttgaaagtgaaactgaactTTTGTCAGCTCCATCTTACATTTAATTATAGGAGACATCTCCCTGAGAAAGACTGAACAACTTCAGTTTGTAAAATCAGTCTCCAGTCGCCATTTGGAACGAACATGCTGTTTACTTGATTTTGTTTCGTGATTATTTGTTGACCAGCAAGATTTAGACAGTTAACAAGACATGCTTGTAGAAAGTGGTGTGATAGATAAACAATGCTTTCACCATTTTACTGGACTGGTCAGGCTGTTGAAGGATGTGCGAAGTCTGACTAATCAGTTTGGCCTTTAGATCATGACAGAATTAAAGTGTGCCCACAAGAACGACCAAGGTGACAAAACCTGGGTCAGTCTTCTCACTCAGATCCTTCTGTTTAAGTTTCCATACACAGTTGAGCAGCTCGGGTGAATGGTTCTtcagtttactttaaatgtgttgttaagGACACACGAGACAACCATCATTTATCTTAAGATCCCATTTATTTGTAGTGCAAAAGTAGAACAGACAGGACTACAAATATTTAACTTGCCTCTGATCCCTGTGTGATGTTCGCTATGCTAGAATCTACTAGACCAGTAGTATGatacaaacactgtaaaacctAAATTAACCCCTTCACGCCATGCAAATGTGTAactaacataaacataaactcAAATCACGAAACTCAAACGGTAGaaaaatgtgtgcacacacacacacacacacacaacagcaggatCCTGGTCCGTGTAGACAATAGCACAAACATTCACAGAGACAAAGTACAGGTcacaaaacagcagctctgctatGGGATGGACAAAAATGTTCTCTCTGTTCAAGAGGAAAACTAACCAGTAGATAACAAAGGCGGACGTAGTGTTGATAAATGTGTTGTCTATTACAGGCTCAACCTTTCTACCCGCCTCCGACTTCCTGTCAACAGGCAGAATTCCAGCTAAACAACGAATCCTTCCAATTTAGTTGAACTGTAAATGCGTTcaagcagcagcaaacagccaTTAGCTGAGTCATTATTTTTAGTGTTCTTATCATTGTGGACTCTACTGTGTATTAGTTTTCCAGTTTCCAGTCTATATTCACATCAGTTTGGAGTCTAAAGTGGTTGGAGTGCAATTAGGTCCTACCCACAACCAACACCCTGTTTAATCtttgggaagaagaagaagaagaaaaataattgtaaaGTGATAAGCAAATTCACAGGCAACAAATGAGAACATGTCAAGAAAAATTATACGCAGAAGTCACATGATCATGAGCCTGCAGTGTGTCTTTAAGTAAAATCTATTTGTGtcaaatgagacagagagaaggggtCGACACTGAACATGTCAAACTTCAGTGTCATTAATAGAGGGAGTA contains:
- the ubn2b gene encoding ubinuclein-2b isoform X1, translating into MAEPRKVPFVTISSFNTSPPTPESSKKRRREDEAVDITFGKDGGGSAAAVGSGGGGDPFGNTKGGDAETREAKPTVRLNLPLTEPNERASAEFNYGELVNSTLTQVKLPGSTVPKGLAPPLDPTDPFADDDRERREVEELARKFESKYGAAPKKKKKDRMQDLIDIGYGYDETDPFIDNSEAYDELVPASLTTKHGGFYINTGTLQFRAASDSEGENAGAEDNHFKKMKDGEERVIKKRRKKQEGGILEEKKPRKNKVPKPGVSALNVHRPEKKKRKKLMKDSIHLANMLRRFTREKEEMRKKNIVAAGLPRATTKVPNANSALLNAHPKAASGNDCNIADLSADPAVMSLLGSANNDILQDMMGDLDFGMLDSPQPSSPVQGENGSFGMGHKAGAGRVLQGSALTPPPLPSGLPGPLAKRIEDLRAASRLFDEEGRKKFFTLDMNNILLDIELQVQEQPAEVRSAVYSHLEAFVPCNKEALLKRLKKLSLNIQDDRLRTPLLKLKLAVCSVMPEQIARYNMDCIAKVAKQQSEEGEKNGSEDDDEEKPGKRVMGPRKKFLWDDKLRALLCNLVRVKLGCYELEGKNSLSLEDYLKAFMETEVKPLWPKGWMQARMLFKESTMAHGHLTGYTAKKKMVPTPKAKPKEAVWVQRATPSPAGQVAKRPPQSPAEPICLDSLDEDLTAPSLDSISQALAILGNAAKGLAHGDSPPSPDGPKPTTNPPTLHPSSIIQQQKKNSVNTPSSSAPHYISTSSSSSTSLSRPPSIVSSPLPSARVDGMGVIKGTVQAHRHSVLNTQRTLGVGVAKANMPASASPPKPRPPPTASPLVAPGSKLGLSTPHSSLLKGSNNNKVNSGDTLIITSPQSRPHTLTSPSHMTPKTFQTPRLPLTPQSKSSPSTTLSQTLPGVQPQPRPQSNFITPMHATLTKSTHSSVPPIIKLTPRTPSPAVTTTTSVSPSISITPRSQATPTIHQYTPKSPAGFRPPFSGAQGGATKPGQGSYTSPGSQKTPNNNNSTTNTSLINTISISKHSGSSASPTVASASPGQRPRPGGGTPQGAKSVVSVPSSSVSSQLPQVSTAGSGGLLSSATSLPLGFGMLGGLVPVSLPFQFPPLLNLPPLGAAGSSAASSGSAASSNASFSTLTQNLYKSLQSGSQVALPPHLQLAFSDVSQTQGGDAKRKTL
- the ubn2b gene encoding ubinuclein-2b isoform X2; its protein translation is MAEPRKVPFVTISSFNTSPPTPESSKKRRREDEAVDITFGKDGGGSAAAVGSGGGGDPFGNTKGGDAETREAKPTVRLNLPLTEPNERASAEFNYGELVNSTLTQVKLPGSTVPKGLAPPLDPTDPFADDDRERREVEELARKFESKYGAAPKKKKKDRMQDLIDIGYGYDETDPFIDNSEAYDELVPASLTTKHGGFYINTGTLQFRAASDSEGENAGAEDNHFKKMKDGEERVIKKRRKKQEGGILEEKKPRKNKVPKPGVSALNVHRPEKKKRKKLMKDSIHLANMLRRFTREKEEMRKKNIVAAGLPRATTKVPNANSALLNAHPKAASGNDCNIADLSADPAVMSLLGSANNDILQDMMGDLDFGMLDSPQPSSPVQGENGSFGMGHKAGAGRVLQGSALTPPPLPSGLPGPLAKRIEDLRAASRLFDEEGRKKFFTLDMNNILLDIELQVQEQPAEVRSAVYSHLEAFVPCNKEALLKRLKKLSLNIQDDRLRTPLLKLKLAVCSVMPEQIARYNMDCIAKVAKQQSEEGEKNGSEDDDEEKPGKRVMGPRKKFLWDDKLRALLCNLVRVKLGCYELEGKNSLSLEDYLKAFMETEVKPLWPKGWMQARMLFKESTMAHGHLTGYTAKKKMVPTPKAKPKEAVWVQRATPSPAGQVAKRPPQSPAEPICLDSLDEDLTAPSLDSISQALAILGNAAKGLAHGDSPPSPDGPKPTTNPPTLHPSSIIQQQKKNSVNTPSSSAPHYISTSSSSSTSLSRPPSIVSSPLPSARVDGMGVIKGTVQAHRHSVLNTQRTLGVGVAKANMPASASPPKPRPPPTASPLVAPGSKLGLSTPHSSLLKGSNNNKVNSGDTLIITSPQSRPHTLTSPSHMTPKTFQTPRLPLTPQSKSSPSTTLSQTLPGVQPQPRPQSNFITPMHATLTKSTHSSVPPIIKLTPRTPSPAVTTTTSVSPSISITPRSQATPTIHQYTPKSPAGFRPPFSGAQGGATKPGQGSYTSPGSQKTPNNNNSTTNTSLINTISISKHSGSSASPTVASASPGQRPRPGGGTPQGAKSVVSVPSSSVSSQLPQVSTAGSGGLLSSATSLPLGFGMLGGLVPVSLPFQFPPLLNLPPLGAAGSSAASSGSAASSNASFSTLTQNVSQTQGGDAKRKTL
- the trir gene encoding telomerase RNA component interacting RNase, giving the protein MDSKRAHGKPQASGGGSSSGDSSPASPSGSPAPTAGKAPVPGGNAFANDGSFMEMFKKKMEEEKRKKEMQETGGETRATEQGQASVEKRPPPVTSFVGKRRGGVFLKTGMVAKKQKNDTDVEPGKSDAWTKYMAEVKKYKAHQCGDDDKTRPLVK